TGCAGAGATAGAAAAACTCTTTCTTCGACTTCAAACTCTCATTAAATCCGTAGAGGAATAGTTATTTTCTAGAAACCATCGAAATTGTTACCAAACCCTCATTTGATTAATGCGTTcaacattttgaaaatctttttatttgtgcattaatgtgatttttatttttgatcttactaattatataaatttaaaatttattatataattccGGCATTCCCCAAGGTCATATTTTAACCAATCAGAACCCGAGGATATTAAATTTGTTGGTCCCgacaattaaagaaaaagttgtgGGTCAAACTGGTCCTAAATAATAGTCAAACTTCTCATTTTTTCTAAGAAActgatttgataaaaaaaaatatcttcgTTGAAGTGAGGGTGACGAGAAGTTTCTGCTTTCATCAATTAAAGGTTTACGCGTGAAGCAGATCATCAGGTTCTTATAGATTTTGTAAccgattttgatttattgCTTTTGCTCTGTATAGTCactgatttagggtttttcgaatctgaacttcttcttttttgagtTTCCAAAGCAATGGCGGCGTCGCAAGATAAGTTGGATAAGATGAAACTTAGGCAAGATTACCGGAATTTATGGCACTCCGATCTCATGGGCACCGTCACCGCCGACACTCCCTGTAAATCTCagtctcttttgtttttgtttttatgtctcttaacttcattgttttttctattgaagaactgatttttgtttttttcggGAATTATGAACTTACTTTTTGCAGATTGCTGCATCTCGTGTCTGTGGTAAGTTGTTGTTGATCTATTtgcttttagggtttcgttgTATCTGAGATTGTTTTTAGGCTTATTTTTGCTTGATTCAATTTTGAGTCTGTATTCATGGTTTTGGTTAcatatttgatttgttataCATTTTGAATGTAGTGGACCTTGTGTGTCATACATGCTTCGGAGAAGAGCACTTTACAATGACATGTCAAGGTATGTAATTTCTAAACTATTTTGAGAATATTagtctgatttttttctttgctaagATATTGCGCGTCACAGGTATACTTGCTGTGCTGGATATATGCCCTGTAGTGGAAGGTGTGGAGAAAGCAAATGTCCTCAACTTTGCCTTGCCACTGAGGTGAGACTTCGattatttctgatttttttggtgaatgtAACATTAGTTTTAACATCAGTGAATGACACtcgttttgtttgtgtaaacTTATTGAAATGGAAAGTGGAACATGAAACAGTTTatgatttggatattttctttttctcgtAGTTGTGTCACTGTGTCTTTCTGGGACATCTGttcaaatcttatataatgTGATTCCGTCATCTTTCCTAGTTTCCTCTGCTCTATATTAGAATTCCGTTGCTCAACTTATTTGACTTAGGAGATCACATTATTTACCGATGAGTGTGATGTTCTTGATATTTTGGCATTTAAAACCTGCTTGCAATAATTCAATAGATCTCTTCATGATTCTTATGAATTAGCATTTGCAATTGAAATTTTCAGGTCTTCCTTTGCTTCGGAAACTCTGTGGCCTCTACCCGCTTTCTTCTGCAGGATGAATTCAACATCCAGACAACACAATGCGACAATTGCATAATTGTACTCTcatactctctttttcttctacttttatTGGTTTTACACATGTGTGAAACTAACAAATCTCATCTTGTGTGTTTGAAGGGATTTATGTTCTGCCTCAGCCAAGTTGCTTGCATATTCTCTATAGTTGCTTGCATTGTTGGTAGTGATGAACTTTCCGAGGCTTCTCAGATACTCTCTTGCTGTGCTGATATGGTCTACTGCACGTCTGTATTTACTTCTTGTGATTTTTAGATTCTCCCTCTAATCTATTCATGTTCACGAATTGCTAATATTTTGCGGTCTTGATTTTCTTGCAGGGTCTGCGCATGTATGCAGGTACTAGAAAGCGAGAATTAGAAACTTATCTGAGCTTCTGAAACTATCTTCTcttatggtatatatatataacccaAAATCCAATTTTCTGCTTGCAGACACAACACAAACTTGAGATGGACAAAAGAGATGGAGTGTTTGGATCGCAGCCAATGGGTGTGCCACCAGCTCAGCAGATGTCTCGTTTTGATCAACCTGTCCCTCCTCCAGTCGGATACCCTCAGTCCTATCCACCGCCTGCTCAAGGCTACCCTCCTGCATCTTACCCGCCTCCCGGTTATCCTCAGCATTAAGAAATTTAACCAGTATCTTCATTTTATGTGTCAAAGTGTTGTTGTTACTTGGTTTAGGTGTGCAGAACTATTATATTGTTCAGCTTTGTCCTCTGCTTATTTCTgcgatttatttattttgaggTATTGGTACTCTGGTTATGTCTGAAAAGCTTTTGCTATCATCAACTGGTTTGTTGACTTTGGTATttaagtaaagaaaaagaacaacataTGTATTAGTTACCTAACTTGTTAACTCAATTTATAAACTTAGCAAgtttagcaaaacaaaactagttaattaattttgttccACAATACCATCAAATCCGAAACCAGACGAATGTTTCAATTCACAATCACAAACTACTTTTATAATGATCCAGCTATTACAATCTCAATCTCagtctcactctctctctctctctctggaaATCGCAAAATCCTACACGGAGGGATGAGATATGCAAACCGGTGTGGTTCTGGTTTAGAACTTATTACCAAACCGATTAATTTTGTGAGAATCTTCTGCATTGATCTCAATCAGTTAAGAATCTAAGTACAGTCTCAAACCGGATTTACAAGCAAGAGGTAAGAATtgtggaaaaataaaactcgGTGTCAGTGGCTTTTTGGATCGATATACTATCAGAACTTACATATAGCAAACATCATTTGAAAGTCTGAAATTTTCATGATCAAAGTTGTTTGCATAAACTCTTACCTGATGAACAAAAAGTGTTTGgtaacatttttataataCAAAAGGTTGATGGTATTAAAGAGGCTAAATAAGCTAGTTAATGCAAACCAGAGGAggctttttccttttttcggAACATAATTGTCTTTGTAACACATGTGTACAATGTTCACTTTAACTTATTTATCGATTGTTTTTGTTCCAATTGGCGCACGAGGGTGGACGTGGAACCATCGAGGATGAGCAATGTTGCTTAGGGTATATCTAGGTATAATGAAAATGTCGAAAACTATAAACTATAGAGCTAATGATTCATTCATACCATCTTTTGAATTGCCTTTAGGCTTTGTAGTCAAAGTGGGTCAACCACAACAAATGTTCGAAGAGTTGTATATCAGTTTATAAAACGATATCTCCCACTATATGCTTAAAAAAATCACTGTattcacaattttttaaatcaaacttATGTATAGTTTACTCATACTACTCTTCTATATTTCAATATAAGTTGTACAActatcatagttttttttttataattgtgaGCAATGTTTTGAATCATCATATAAGATGGCGCAAGTTCTGGCTGGTAAACCACATGTAATAATGAAATggtcaaaataaaataaatggttaagattaaacataatttactATACGTTATTTTAACGATATACTATATAGTTCAAAAgggtttaatttaatttatgtgGTAAACGGAAAgcaaaaaatgattagaaaCGTGTGGGCTCTATTGAGTTAGGGTattgaaagaaataagcacACGCACAGACAAGTCCACGTATGCCACGCCGCGACAGCATAACATACTCCAAAGTTTACATTCACATGGGAAGCTTCCTCGCGTCACGCCTTTGCACAAACCAGTTTTACATATTCCACTTTGCAACTCTTTCTATTACGAGACTccaaatgattatttatttatttttgtttggctcTTAAAAGTCCTAATTCCCAATGATTAAGAGTTCATTTGTGGTCTCTTGTATAGAcgaaagattattttttagtgATTAATGATAGAGATACAACtatatttatacaaagaaacctaactttttttttcccacacAAAGAACATAACTTGggatatatatacaagtaaaAGTTCTAGTTTCAGTAGAAAAGTGTAAATTACACATATTTACTAGATAGCTCTTATATACTTATCTTCAATATAAATGATAGATATAGGTTAGcttattttgtcaaaacaaGTAGCAAA
This sequence is a window from Arabidopsis thaliana chromosome 1 sequence. Protein-coding genes within it:
- a CDS encoding PLAC8 family protein produces the protein MLRRRALYNDMSRYTCCAGYMPCSGRCGESKCPQLCLATEVFLCFGNSVASTRFLLQDEFNIQTTQCDNCIIGFMFCLSQVACIFSIVACIVGSDELSEASQILSCCADMVYCTVCACMQTQHKLEMDKRDGVFGSQPMGVPPAQQMSRFDQPVPPPVGYPQSYPPPAQGYPPASYPPPGYPQH
- a CDS encoding PLAC8 family protein, which produces MAASQDKLDKMKLRQDYRNLWHSDLMGTVTADTPYCCISCLCGPCVSYMLRRRALYNDMSRYTCCAGYMPCSGRCGESKCPQLCLATEVFLCFGNSVASTRFLLQDEFNIQTTQCDNCIIGFMFCLSQVACIFSIVACIVGSDELSEASQILSCCADMVYCTSVFTSCDF
- a CDS encoding PLAC8 family protein (PLAC8 family protein; LOCATED IN: membrane; EXPRESSED IN: 24 plant structures; EXPRESSED DURING: 15 growth stages; CONTAINS InterPro DOMAIN/s: Protein of unknown function Cys-rich (InterPro:IPR006461); BEST Arabidopsis thaliana protein match is: PLAC8 family protein (TAIR:AT5G41390.1).) produces the protein MAASQDKLDKMKLRQDYRNLWHSDLMGTVTADTPYCCISCLCGPCVSYMLRRRALYNDMSRYTCCAGYMPCSGRCGESKCPQLCLATEVFLCFGNSVASTRFLLQDEFNIQTTQCDNCIIGFMFCLSQVACIFSIVACIVGSDELSEASQILSCCADMVYCTVCACMQTQHKLEMDKRDGVFGSQPMGVPPAQQMSRFDQPVPPPVGYPQSYPPPAQGYPPASYPPPGYPQH